The Porphyromonas pogonae genome segment GGGATAAATTAGTCGAGGTGCTTCTGCACTTCTGCCACCCAAGTGTCGATGCGCTCATCCGTCATGTCAGACTCGTTAGCCTCATCTATACATAGCCCGATAAGCTTTCCGCCTTCTTCGGCATCAGACGCTTCATAAGAGTAACCTGAAGGGTCATATGCACCGATAAACTCACATCCTTTACCTTCCAGTTCTTTTTTGATAGTACCCAAAGCACTGCAGAAAGTATCAGAATAGCAAGCAGAGTCACCACAGCCAAACAAAGCGATTTTTTTACCGCTCAGGTTTTGTGAGGCAAGCTTGGGCAAGAAACCTTCCCAGTCATCCTGCAAATCGCCCAATCCCCAAGTAGAAGAACCAAGAATGAGAACATCAAATCCTTGAACATCCTCGGGATTTGCACTTGCTACATCAAAAACATTCCCTTCGCAGTTCAACT includes the following:
- a CDS encoding flavodoxin, coding for MKKIGLFYGSSTGATSEIAQKIAKKLNCEGNVFDVASANPEDVQGFDVLILGSSTWGLGDLQDDWEGFLPKLASQNLSGKKIALFGCGDSACYSDTFCSALGTIKKELEGKGCEFIGAYDPSGYSYEASDAEEGGKLIGLCIDEANESDMTDERIDTWVAEVQKHLD